ATGAGGGTTCAAGTATGAAAGCACTAAGTGTGATACTGATTTTGGTCAACTTTTCATTCAATTTTGCGCTAGCGCAATCGAATGAGGATTATCAATTACCCAACATTGATTTGTCTCATTGGAAAGTCACTTTGCCTATAGGAAGACCTGTGGAGGTAAGTCCTCCGGAAATTTTAGATTATGCGAATAATGAGTTGTTGAAACCATATATGTACAACGACTCCACAGATGGTAGTTTGGTGTTTTTTGCCACACCAGGGGCAACTACAAGAAATACAAAGTACTCTAGGTGTGAATTGCGCGAGCAAATGGTTCCTGGAGAGAATAAGATCAACTGGACATTTGAACAAGGAGGAAGACTCAAAGGAACTTTAGCCGTTGTAGATATTTCAAAACAAGCAAATGGCAAATTTGACCGAACTATTGTGATGCAAATCCATGGTAGGTTGACTAATGAACAAAGAGAATTTATTGGTCAAAAGGATAACAATGCCCCACCTATTCTAAAAATATACTGGGATAAAGGATACATCAGGGTGAAGACGAAAATATTGAAAGATCTGACCGCTGATGACAGACAAATTCTTAGTAAAGAGGCTTGGGGTGATGATCCTGGATACAACTTCCCATTGAAAGTTGGTAACGACCCTTTTACCTTGGAGGTGTTAGTCTCTCAAGGCCGAATGGAAGTTATCCTAAATGAGAAATACGCTAAGGTGTATCAAAACGTTCACATGAGAAGGTGGGGGGT
The sequence above is drawn from the Reichenbachiella sp. genome and encodes:
- a CDS encoding polysaccharide lyase family 7 protein encodes the protein MKALSVILILVNFSFNFALAQSNEDYQLPNIDLSHWKVTLPIGRPVEVSPPEILDYANNELLKPYMYNDSTDGSLVFFATPGATTRNTKYSRCELREQMVPGENKINWTFEQGGRLKGTLAVVDISKQANGKFDRTIVMQIHGRLTNEQREFIGQKDNNAPPILKIYWDKGYIRVKTKILKDLTADDRQILSKEAWGDDPGYNFPLKVGNDPFTLEVLVSQGRMEVILNEKYAKVYQNVHMRRWGVFENYFKAGNYLQSKDPAAFAKVKYYNLEVDHSAQPPTKPKKKEKKGKN